A stretch of Spirochaetota bacterium DNA encodes these proteins:
- the secA gene encoding preprotein translocase subunit SecA — protein sequence MFILTKILELFFGTKQDRDLKKIKGRVDQINEFEAKITSLSNEELAEKGTYFKNQLLAGETLDDILPEAFAVIREVSQRTLGMRHFDVQLFGGIALHEGNIAEMKTGEGKTLMATLAISLNAFSNKGVHLVTVNDYLAKRDAQWMAPIYLFLNLSVGIINQDQISFRVQFTGKDFETELVPVSRKEAYACDITYITNNELGFDYLRDNMIFELYEKTQRPLNFAIVDEADSILIDEARTPLIISGPSEEKTDLYYQVNQIIPKLTKAELNDKEEVIEGSGDFGLFLKEKSVTLTEQGAHHIEQLLKIDDLYSPENSKYIHFVLAGIKAHHLYFREIEYIIEQGEIVIIDEFTGRKMAGRRWSDGIHQSIEAKENLKIKQEFQTLASITFQNLFRMYEKLSGMTGTAETEASELYSIYKTDVIIIPTNKPITRVDHQDKMYLSKESKYKALVHDIKKIHATGQPILVGTGSVESSEELSKLLKKEKISHSVLNAKYHAQEAKIVQDAGKKNAITIATNMAGRGTDIKLGEGVREIGGLLVLGAERHEARRIDNQLRGRSGRQGDPGASIFYVSCDDPLMKAVNVSQHKELMQKMGFSEDDEIQDKMFSRVIEMSQKRLENFHFDIRKNILEYDGVMNEQRNYIYTLRDKILDTDHENNNIEQIISDSLDIYADNRGEKIGRSESWDLLALETWLNQHFTIEHHFEQAPNKEELIQIIRYQVLDRFTDSPTSVVHQAIRFISLRTLDNLWKEHLHNIDILRNGIGLQGYAQKSPIVEYKMSASIAFRELKEKLQLDILSILSRLDIKPEQQIPSLGDFSTPKIKKNKNKKK from the coding sequence ATGTTTATATTAACTAAAATTTTAGAACTATTTTTTGGAACAAAGCAAGATCGTGATTTAAAAAAAATCAAAGGTCGTGTAGATCAAATTAACGAATTTGAAGCAAAGATTACATCTCTATCTAACGAAGAACTTGCTGAAAAGGGCACTTATTTCAAAAATCAATTACTTGCGGGTGAAACATTAGATGATATTCTCCCTGAAGCATTTGCCGTTATTCGTGAAGTTTCTCAACGAACTCTTGGTATGCGTCATTTTGATGTACAATTGTTTGGTGGTATAGCACTTCATGAAGGTAATATTGCTGAAATGAAAACAGGTGAGGGCAAAACACTCATGGCAACATTAGCTATTTCTCTCAATGCTTTTTCTAATAAAGGTGTTCACCTAGTGACTGTCAACGATTATCTTGCCAAGCGTGATGCACAATGGATGGCTCCTATATATCTATTCCTTAATTTAAGTGTTGGTATTATAAATCAAGATCAAATAAGTTTTAGAGTACAATTTACTGGAAAAGATTTTGAAACAGAATTAGTACCTGTTTCTCGAAAAGAAGCTTATGCCTGTGATATTACTTATATTACAAACAACGAACTTGGATTTGATTATTTAAGAGATAATATGATTTTTGAATTATATGAAAAAACTCAACGCCCTTTAAACTTTGCTATTGTAGATGAAGCTGACTCTATTCTGATCGATGAAGCTCGTACTCCTCTTATTATTTCAGGTCCTTCTGAAGAAAAAACCGATCTTTATTATCAAGTCAATCAAATTATTCCAAAATTAACTAAAGCTGAGTTGAATGACAAAGAAGAAGTTATTGAAGGTAGTGGAGATTTTGGGCTTTTTCTCAAAGAAAAAAGTGTGACATTAACAGAACAAGGTGCACATCATATAGAACAATTATTAAAAATTGATGATTTGTATTCTCCAGAAAATAGTAAATATATTCATTTTGTATTAGCAGGTATTAAAGCACATCATCTATATTTTCGTGAAATAGAATATATTATCGAGCAAGGTGAAATCGTCATTATTGATGAATTTACAGGGCGTAAAATGGCAGGTAGACGCTGGTCTGATGGTATCCATCAATCTATTGAAGCAAAAGAAAATCTAAAAATTAAACAAGAATTTCAAACTCTTGCATCAATTACTTTTCAAAATTTATTTCGTATGTATGAAAAATTATCAGGCATGACAGGTACAGCTGAAACAGAGGCTTCAGAGCTATATTCTATTTATAAAACAGATGTTATTATAATCCCTACTAACAAACCTATTACTCGTGTTGATCATCAAGATAAAATGTATCTTTCTAAAGAAAGTAAATACAAAGCTCTTGTCCATGATATTAAAAAAATTCATGCTACAGGTCAACCTATCCTCGTGGGAACAGGTTCTGTAGAATCTTCTGAAGAATTATCCAAATTACTAAAAAAAGAAAAAATTTCTCATTCTGTACTTAATGCCAAATATCATGCTCAAGAAGCAAAAATCGTACAAGATGCCGGTAAGAAAAACGCTATAACAATTGCAACTAATATGGCAGGACGCGGGACAGATATCAAACTTGGTGAAGGTGTTCGTGAAATTGGAGGATTATTAGTACTCGGGGCTGAGCGTCATGAAGCTCGTCGTATTGATAATCAATTAAGAGGACGATCTGGTCGTCAAGGTGATCCGGGTGCTTCTATCTTTTATGTATCTTGCGATGATCCTCTCATGAAAGCTGTGAATGTATCTCAACACAAAGAACTCATGCAAAAAATGGGCTTCTCTGAAGATGATGAAATACAAGATAAAATGTTCTCTCGTGTTATTGAAATGTCCCAAAAACGCTTAGAAAACTTTCATTTTGATATTCGTAAAAATATTCTTGAATATGATGGTGTAATGAATGAACAGCGTAATTATATTTATACTCTTAGAGATAAAATACTTGATACAGATCACGAAAATAATAATATTGAACAAATAATTTCTGATTCCCTTGATATTTATGCAGACAATCGTGGTGAAAAAATAGGAAGATCAGAATCTTGGGATTTATTAGCCTTAGAAACTTGGTTGAATCAACATTTTACTATAGAACATCATTTTGAACAAGCTCCCAACAAAGAAGAATTAATTCAAATTATTCGTTATCAAGTATTGGATCGTTTTACTGATTCTCCTACTTCTGTAGTGCATCAAGCTATTCGTTTTATATCATTACGAACTTTAGATAATTTATGGAAAGAGCATTTACATAATATTGATATTTTAAGAAATGGTATTGGCTTACAAGGCTATGCTCAAAAAAGTCCTATTGTTGAGTACAAAATGAGTGCCTCTATTGCCTTTAGAGAATTAAAAGAAAAATTACAATTAGATATTTTAAGTATTTTAAGTCGTTTGGATATAAAACCTGAACAACAAATTCCTAGTTTAGGAGATTTTAGTACTCCTAAAATTAAAAAGAACAAAAATAAAAAAAAATAG
- a CDS encoding alpha/beta hydrolase has protein sequence MIKKKYFMMLSSLLMILFFTQCSLAPNEEVLYMKTGNSYFPIYVRGNPKAENYIIWVHGGPGSSGLYYGDIPEVAVLQKTYRVIYWDQLSSGGTIGNPTKSDFTISNFAEHLQGIVNIVKNRYKPKNLFLLGHSWGGFLSAYYLVAEGNQKVSQQRQSQFNGFINLNAVLDVQETLTNGVTFVTNYASDQIAKGNNKKSWQKMINWYKEKNGIFRGRDVTEHYNNVDAAGGMVIQKKRRDEVEAELTLKMVFSSPFEFYSYYDNQNNIRTYLNIENCSLVRDNEPNVNAITIPTLIMAGKEDKIAFLTDTKRWHSVLTNGKTDPDNNFPLIEYDNAAHAVFLDAKDKYIQDIHAFINKFK, from the coding sequence ATGATTAAAAAAAAATATTTTATGATGTTATCTAGCTTATTAATGATTTTGTTTTTTACCCAATGTTCTCTAGCACCTAATGAAGAAGTCTTATATATGAAAACTGGAAATTCTTATTTTCCTATTTATGTGCGAGGTAATCCAAAGGCTGAAAATTATATTATATGGGTTCATGGTGGACCTGGTTCTTCAGGTTTGTATTATGGTGATATTCCAGAAGTAGCAGTTCTACAAAAAACCTATAGAGTAATCTATTGGGATCAACTTTCTTCTGGTGGTACGATTGGAAATCCAACGAAGAGTGATTTTACTATTTCTAATTTTGCAGAACATTTACAAGGTATCGTGAATATTGTAAAAAATCGTTATAAGCCTAAAAATTTATTTTTATTAGGGCATAGTTGGGGTGGTTTTTTATCAGCTTATTATTTAGTAGCAGAAGGTAATCAAAAAGTATCTCAACAAAGACAAAGTCAATTTAATGGATTTATTAATTTGAATGCTGTATTAGATGTACAGGAAACTCTGACTAATGGAGTTACTTTTGTAACCAACTACGCTAGTGATCAAATTGCAAAAGGAAATAATAAAAAATCTTGGCAAAAAATGATAAATTGGTATAAAGAGAAAAATGGTATTTTTAGAGGGCGAGATGTTACAGAACATTATAATAATGTGGATGCCGCTGGTGGGATGGTCATTCAAAAAAAACGAAGAGATGAAGTTGAAGCAGAACTTACCTTAAAAATGGTCTTTAGTTCTCCTTTTGAATTTTATAGTTATTATGATAATCAAAATAATATTAGGACTTATTTGAATATAGAAAATTGTTCTTTAGTACGGGATAATGAACCTAATGTTAATGCAATTACAATACCAACATTGATTATGGCAGGAAAAGAGGATAAAATAGCCTTTCTTACTGATACAAAACGCTGGCATAGTGTTCTAACTAATGGAAAAACAGATCCTGATAATAATTTTCCTTTGATTGAATATGATAATGCAGCACACGCTGTGTTTTTAGACGCCAAAGACAAATATATTCAAGATATACATGCCTTTATCAATAAGTTTAAATAA
- a CDS encoding DUF1295 domain-containing protein, protein MFDSIIFTNALWVFSLSSIIVFCVLIFGKLFAPYGKMTSNVWGSVMIPARLGWIIMESPTSILFVVFLLLCDHLNNGLIVLFFVWQFHYFYRSFIFPFLTRHSKPMPILMMISGMSFQLINIYFQAGWLFFVAPKDMYGGDYLQSPQFIIGFVIFLIGSFINRQADYILKNLRNPGETEYKIPYGGLYRFISCPNYLGEIIIWLGWAILLKSWVGVSFFMWTVANLVPRALTSHKWYKENFTNYPSERKAIIPGIL, encoded by the coding sequence ATGTTTGATTCTATTATTTTTACTAATGCTTTATGGGTCTTTAGTTTATCATCTATTATTGTTTTTTGTGTATTAATATTTGGTAAGCTTTTTGCTCCCTATGGAAAAATGACCTCTAATGTTTGGGGATCTGTCATGATACCGGCTCGCTTAGGCTGGATTATTATGGAATCACCAACATCAATTTTATTTGTTGTATTTTTATTACTATGTGATCATTTAAATAATGGTTTGATAGTACTTTTTTTTGTATGGCAGTTTCATTATTTTTATAGAAGTTTTATCTTTCCATTTTTAACACGACATAGTAAGCCTATGCCTATTTTGATGATGATTTCAGGGATGTCTTTTCAATTAATTAATATTTATTTTCAAGCAGGATGGCTTTTTTTTGTTGCTCCTAAAGATATGTACGGAGGTGATTATTTACAATCACCTCAGTTTATTATAGGCTTTGTTATATTTTTAATAGGTTCATTTATTAATAGGCAGGCAGATTATATTTTAAAGAATCTTAGAAATCCTGGTGAAACTGAATACAAAATACCTTATGGTGGACTATATCGTTTTATTTCTTGTCCTAATTATTTAGGAGAAATTATAATATGGCTTGGTTGGGCAATTTTACTCAAATCATGGGTAGGTGTATCATTTTTTATGTGGACTGTAGCAAATCTAGTGCCAAGAGCTTTAACAAGTCATAAATGGTATAAAGAAAATTTTACTAATTATCCCTCTGAAAGAAAAGCGATAATTCCTGGAATTTTATAA